A single window of Deltaproteobacteria bacterium DNA harbors:
- a CDS encoding amidohydrolase, with product MAQAQIFSADSHTMEPANLWTQRIDQKWRERAPRVINNYEGKKGSVFVAEGMTPFPVGGGFAAGKDPKDLAANSSVGYEEARPSGWDPVERVKDQDIDGVEGEVLYTTLGMFLFHLPDVELLRASFRAYNDWVAEFCSYSPKRLIGLGLIALQDVDEAVRELQRIAKKGLRGAMINATAPGDVPFSDPHFDSFWAAAQDLNMPLSLHILTGKKSVTMGKGRVASTVTIIHEIQTSLLDFLYNGILARFPRLKLVSAENDIGWIAHYLYRLDECYRTLRYVDPTPITMKPSDYFKRQVYATFQDDRPGVMTYEFSGADNLMWASDFPHRASTWPRSREVISQNFVGIPQEVTRKITYDNVHRLYGI from the coding sequence ATGGCGCAGGCACAAATTTTTTCGGCGGATTCTCACACGATGGAACCGGCGAATCTGTGGACGCAACGCATTGATCAGAAATGGCGTGAGCGGGCTCCACGAGTGATCAACAACTATGAAGGCAAGAAAGGCAGTGTGTTTGTTGCCGAAGGGATGACGCCGTTTCCGGTTGGCGGTGGGTTTGCCGCTGGGAAAGATCCCAAGGATCTCGCGGCCAATTCGAGCGTGGGCTACGAAGAGGCACGGCCCAGTGGTTGGGACCCGGTCGAACGGGTCAAAGATCAAGACATCGATGGCGTCGAAGGGGAGGTGCTCTATACCACGCTGGGGATGTTTCTTTTTCATCTGCCAGATGTCGAGCTGCTGCGGGCGAGCTTTCGCGCGTACAATGATTGGGTAGCGGAGTTCTGCAGTTACTCACCGAAGCGACTGATCGGATTAGGCTTGATTGCCCTGCAGGATGTCGATGAGGCCGTGCGTGAATTGCAGCGTATTGCCAAGAAGGGACTGCGGGGCGCGATGATCAACGCCACTGCTCCGGGTGACGTGCCCTTCAGTGATCCCCACTTCGATTCGTTTTGGGCTGCGGCGCAAGACCTGAACATGCCGCTGAGCCTGCATATCCTCACCGGCAAGAAGAGCGTGACGATGGGCAAAGGCCGGGTGGCATCGACCGTGACGATCATCCACGAAATTCAAACCTCGCTGCTCGACTTTCTCTACAATGGCATTTTGGCGCGCTTTCCGCGCTTGAAACTGGTCTCGGCTGAGAACGACATCGGCTGGATTGCTCACTATTTGTATCGTTTGGATGAATGCTACCGTACTCTACGCTATGTCGATCCCACTCCGATCACCATGAAGCCAAGCGATTACTTCAAACGGCAGGTCTATGCGACATTTCAAGACGACCGTCCTGGGGTGATGACCTATGAGTTCTCTGGCGCAGATAACTTGATGTGGGCGTCAGACTTTCCCCATCGCGCTTCAACCTGGCCGCGCTCACGCGAAGTGATCTCGCAGAACTTTGTAGGAATTCCGCAGGAGGTGACGCGCAAGATCACTTATGACAACGTGCATCGGTTGTATGGGATATAA